AAAAGTTTTAGGAATACCTGATACTTTTATAGAACATGGAAATGTTTTAGAACTCCAAAATCAAATTGGCTTAGATGTAAAAAGCTTATTAGATATATTTTCTAAAACATAAAAAGAGGTCGTCTAAAAAGCATTTTTTAGGCGATTTTTTATTTTGTTAATTTTTTCTTGCGATTTTTTAAGAATGATTTAAAAAATACTCAGATTTAAAAAAAGTATAGTTTTTCTAAATAGTTAAACTGTACTTTTTTAAGTTATGTGCCATTGCAATTAGCCCTATTTCAACATTTACTTTACGTGTTCCTCTTAGCATAAATCGTTTAAAGTTCATGTTTTGTTTGATATTTCCAAAAACAGCTTCTACATCCCAACAGCGTTGTTTTCGCTTTGCAATGCCTTGTTCAGAGTTGAGTAATATTTTAGCTTTTGATTTTAATCGTATTAAATTATAATTCCTTTCTATAACTCGATTTGTTTTTGATTTATGACATAGTGTTCTTAAAGGGCAACCTTTACAGTTTTGTGCTTGGTATCTGTGTATTTCTTGGATAAATCCGTTCTTAGTATTTCTTTTATAAGTATCTATAAGTTTCATTTCTTGTCCTATAGGACAGTAATAAAGATCTTTCTCTCTATTATAATGTAATTCATTAGGATGGAAAGGATTTGTTTTTCCTCTTTTTTTATCTAATTGCTCTTTATGGAAGTAATTGTATTTTACAAAAGCGGTAATTTCTTTATCTTCTAAATCTGTATAATTTTCTTCACTTCCATAGCCTGCATCTGCTGTGAGCGTCTCTGGAGTTTGGTCATAATTTTCGATATGATTGTTAAGGTGTTCTTTTAAAGTAGTGGTGTCTGCTGTGGTTTGTGCTAAAGTGTAATTGGTAAGGTATTGATTGTTGGTAGAGGCTTGTATATTATAGGCAGGTTTGAGTTGTCCATTTTGCATATGATCATCTTTCATTCGCATAAAAGTAGCGTCATTATCAGTTTTACTATAACTATTTCTACCCTGTAAAATAGCTTCTTGTTTTTCATATTTCGCTAAATTAGCTGGCCAGTTTTTCTTGGCATAATTCAGCTTCTGCTTTACTTTTTTATCAATTACTTTGCCTTGTAAAACTTCATTTATTTTATCAATTGTAGCTTCAACTTGCTCCGCATTTATCTGCTCAAAATCTGGTGTATTGGGTATATGTTGTTCCTCTTTGTAAACCTTCTCTACATAAGACCAAAGCTCTTTCAACTGTTTTTCAATGCGAGTTTTACTGGTTTTAATAGATTTACCCCAAACAAAAGTATAGCGATTTGCATTGGCTTCTATTTTAGTACCATCTACAAAAATATCTTTTAAACTGATAACTCCTTGCTCAACAAGCAGTAAAACTACTTGATGGAATATGGGCTTGAAATGTTCTTGAAGTCTTTTACCTCTAAAATCATTAATTGTGTTATGATCAGGTTTGTTTTGTCCACTTAACCACATAAAATGGATGTTCTCTGATAAAGCTTGTTCTATTTTTCTTGAAGAATATAAATTACGTAAATAAGCATAAATTAATATTTTTAGCAACATTCTTGGGTGATAGCTTGAGGTGCCTCCACCTTTATAACTCTCTTCTAATTTACTAATATCTACATGGTCTATAATCGTATTAACAATACGAACTGGATGATTCTTTGGAACTAAATCATCATAACTGGGAGGTAAAAGACTCAACTGATCTTGAGTGTAAGTCTTAAAAACAACTTTTCTGCTCATTCTTAAAAATACGAAATTCTTTAAAAATTTGCAAAAAAAAAGACTGCCTTTTCAGACAGCCTCTTTTTTATGTTGATTATATC
The DNA window shown above is from Polaribacter sp. Hel_I_88 and carries:
- a CDS encoding IS1182 family transposase, yielding MSRKVVFKTYTQDQLSLLPPSYDDLVPKNHPVRIVNTIIDHVDISKLEESYKGGGTSSYHPRMLLKILIYAYLRNLYSSRKIEQALSENIHFMWLSGQNKPDHNTINDFRGKRLQEHFKPIFHQVVLLLVEQGVISLKDIFVDGTKIEANANRYTFVWGKSIKTSKTRIEKQLKELWSYVEKVYKEEQHIPNTPDFEQINAEQVEATIDKINEVLQGKVIDKKVKQKLNYAKKNWPANLAKYEKQEAILQGRNSYSKTDNDATFMRMKDDHMQNGQLKPAYNIQASTNNQYLTNYTLAQTTADTTTLKEHLNNHIENYDQTPETLTADAGYGSEENYTDLEDKEITAFVKYNYFHKEQLDKKRGKTNPFHPNELHYNREKDLYYCPIGQEMKLIDTYKRNTKNGFIQEIHRYQAQNCKGCPLRTLCHKSKTNRVIERNYNLIRLKSKAKILLNSEQGIAKRKQRCWDVEAVFGNIKQNMNFKRFMLRGTRKVNVEIGLIAMAHNLKKYSLTI